A genomic region of Pseudopipra pipra isolate bDixPip1 chromosome 20, bDixPip1.hap1, whole genome shotgun sequence contains the following coding sequences:
- the POLE3 gene encoding DNA polymerase epsilon subunit 3 codes for MAERPEDLNLPNAVITRIIKEALPDGVNISKEARSAISRAASVFVLYATSCANNFAMKGKRKTLNAGDVLSAMEEMEFQRFMVPLKESLEVYRREQKGKKEARKDKDKKADSEEQDKSREEDNDDDDERMEEEEQNDEEEVDN; via the exons ATGGCGGAGAGACCCGAGGACCTGAACCTGCCCAACGCCGTCATCACCCGCATCATCAAGGAGGCG CTCCCTGATGGAGTCAATATTTCCAAAGAAGCCCGGAGCGCGATATCCCGAGCAGCAAGTGTGTTTGTGCTGTATGCAACATCCTG TGCAAATAACTTTGCCatgaaggggaagaggaaaacgCTGAATGCTGGTGACGTGCTCTCTGCCATGGAGGAGATGGAGTTCCAGAGGTTCATGGTCCCTCTGAAGGAGTCCCTGGAAG TTTACAGGCgtgagcagaagggaaagaaggaagccAGGAAAGATAAAGACAAGAAGGCAGActcagaggagcaggacaaaagCCGAGAGGAAGACAATGATGACGACGATGAaaggatggaggaggaagagcagaacGACGAGGAAGAGGTGGACAACTGA